In Flavobacterium piscisymbiosum, the sequence TTAGATTGTCCTTTTCTTTTTCTTTTTTTGTGCCTGTCTTTTAATTGGTTCGAAACATATTCGGCAGCATATTCTGGTTGTAAAATGTTGTCGATTATTTTTTGTAATTCGCTTTCAGAGATAAAGGAATGCGAGTTTTTTAGATTCTCAGACAAAGCCGTTTCTTTAAAATTGGGTAAAGTTTTATGAGTTAAACGAGATTGAATTATACCACAACGTTCTTGTATTGCTTTAGCGGAATAAGCAACACCTAAAGAACTACCATTGAAAACACATTTTGTAGTATGATCTAAGTAAGTAATTCCATAGATAAGACCCTGGGGGCTTTTTCTAGAAATTATGACAATACCTTCATTAAGTAATTTTTTTTCCAAGTCGTTGAGCGATAATTTGATGTTTTTTAAAAATGCTAAATCAATTGTGTTTTTGACTCTTTTCATTTCTGCAATTCGAGTTTTTTTGTTGATTTCAAACTTTTTTTCAAGATTTACTAGTGTTGGTTTGAAATGAAAGCTACTAGCTTTTATAGGGACTCCAATAGGTTTTTTATCATCACTGATTATTTGATATACCAATCCTTTATGCTTAAACATTCTGGAAGTCTCTTTTCCTTGGTGGACTGATATATTATATAGATTTAAAACAGCATTTAATTCACCTATCGTGGTATATCTATAATTTGGAATTACATTGTTTAATATTCCGGCAATTGCTTTTTTTGAATCTGAGGTGCCATATTGAATTTTACTAACATTTACTGGTTTTAGATCTGTTTCAATTTTATTTTTTTTACTCTCGGCACGAACTAAATTGAACATTTGTTCAATTTCTTTTCTGGCAGTTTCAGATTGATTTCTTCCAATATTCTGCATGTCTATTCTTTTACCATCTGATTTTACTTTTATAGTAACGATGTGGATGTGCGGGTGGCCGGCGTCATAGTGCTGGTAGACCAGATAAGGCTGTGAACCAAAACCAATTTTGCTCATGTATGTGCCAGCAATTTCTATAAGTTTCTCTTTTGATAATTCTTTTTCTGAAGGATCAAAATTCAGCGAAATATGTACACTATTTCTCGTTACATTTTCATTGAGTTCCAGTTGTTTTAAAAGAAGGTTCAACTTTATGGCTTTATCCATTTGCACTATGTCCATTGGATAATTTCCTTCTCCAATGCACTCAGCAAAACCAAGAGAAACTTTGTTCTCATTGTAATTGAAAATCGCTCTTATAGAGTGTCCTGTATTTATGATTGCAACCATTTTTTAGAGAGATTTTCAATGTTTTTTTTAATGTGATCGATTGAATTAAAAAGGACTTTTTTTTCTAATTCATAAACGGTAATCCAGTGTTTAAATTCCGGAATTTGATTGAGTGTATGAAGCTTTTTAACAGCCTGATTAAAGTTGTTTCCAACTGCAT encodes:
- a CDS encoding relaxase/mobilization nuclease domain-containing protein: MVAIINTGHSIRAIFNYNENKVSLGFAECIGEGNYPMDIVQMDKAIKLNLLLKQLELNENVTRNSVHISLNFDPSEKELSKEKLIEIAGTYMSKIGFGSQPYLVYQHYDAGHPHIHIVTIKVKSDGKRIDMQNIGRNQSETARKEIEQMFNLVRAESKKNKIETDLKPVNVSKIQYGTSDSKKAIAGILNNVIPNYRYTTIGELNAVLNLYNISVHQGKETSRMFKHKGLVYQIISDDKKPIGVPIKASSFHFKPTLVNLEKKFEINKKTRIAEMKRVKNTIDLAFLKNIKLSLNDLEKKLLNEGIVIISRKSPQGLIYGITYLDHTTKCVFNGSSLGVAYSAKAIQERCGIIQSRLTHKTLPNFKETALSENLKNSHSFISESELQKIIDNILQPEYAAEYVSNQLKDRHKKRKRKGQSNN